The segment CGATGGATCTCCCGCCAACAGTCAGAGACGGCTTCAGAGTCACATACGTGGACCCACTTCGTACGTTCCGGAAAACTGTTGAGCGAATCACAACCACTCTTGAGGGCCTCACCGATCCGGAGCCAGGAACCAGAGACACGAGCACCTTAACGAGCATCCTGGGCCGGCTCGATGGTTCTCTAGAGTGGGACTGTCTGACTACAGCGACCGTCGAGGATCGCCGAGAGACACTCACCACGCTTGATCGCGTTGTCGACGGCAAGGCACCCGAGGAGTTGACCGGAGTTGGCCTGCTACACGCTGACGATGACGCACTCAGAGCACACATCAAGTCCCTCGACACCGAGGGCTTGGAACTCATTGACGTCGATGGCGGGGTGATCGTTCGATGAGTCAGCAAAACACGAACCCGCTCGTCAAGTTCACCACAGAACTCGTCGACTTCGCTCGCGGAGAGCGCCGAGGGATTCGCAATCCTTTCGTCATGGTGCCTGTCGAGCCAAAAATCGAACACCGGCTCACGAAACGCCTCGAAACGTGGGCAAGCGCCCCCGACGGGGATCTCAAAAACTGGGAGGATGTCAGCGACACCAGGGGCGCTGATGTGACGATCACAAGCGTCCGGCTCGATGCACTCATGCCGGAGACGAGGGCCTTCGAGACCACCATCGATCTTGGCGCTCTCGATCGCGTCGAGACGGACGCCGTTGAGGACACCCTCGAACGGAACCTCGCCGCCGAACTGGTCGACGCACTCATCGAGAAACACATCAAGAACGGCGCGGTCAAGAACGACCGCTCTTCGGTGTTGGTCCTGCTGAACTTGGGGAGTCTCTACCCCTTTACCCGAGCTTCGGAACTGCTAGATGAACTCGACCGGAAAAACGTCAACACGACCGTCGGCATTCCCTTCCCGGGTTCAGTCGTCGGCGGCCGACTCAGCTTCTTCAACGAACAGGCACGCCACTACTATCCGGCCCACCGAAT is part of the Haloplanus rubicundus genome and harbors:
- a CDS encoding BREX protein BrxB domain-containing protein, producing MSQQNTNPLVKFTTELVDFARGERRGIRNPFVMVPVEPKIEHRLTKRLETWASAPDGDLKNWEDVSDTRGADVTITSVRLDALMPETRAFETTIDLGALDRVETDAVEDTLERNLAAELVDALIEKHIKNGAVKNDRSSVLVLLNLGSLYPFTRASELLDELDRKNVNTTVGIPFPGSVVGGRLSFFNEQARHYYPAHRIGKKVIAGYMEDV